The proteins below are encoded in one region of Roseovarius bejariae:
- a CDS encoding branched-chain amino acid ABC transporter permease yields MELGPYILLATLEGAVTAAVLALTAVGLSLVFGVMRVVNIAHGEFFMLGAVIAWFTAQAFGGHPAIGFAAALIVAPLAVGAIAVLADVTILKRINYDPERTIVATIGLLYIIQQLTLMIYGPEARPVEAPFNQRIALPWFEFGDSGLDFYYPWGLSTTSYKLAVIAAAVVVLVGVWLLMTRSRAGLLMRATQADRDMALAFGIPVERVYALVFGFGAALAALGAVLVVPIQQAHYLMGADPLLLSFIVVIIGGLGSLPGTLVAAILIGLSDGIISVFFSPTLAKILATLLVGLVLVFRPHGLFGTRTV; encoded by the coding sequence ATGGAACTCGGTCCTTATATCCTGCTCGCCACCCTCGAAGGCGCCGTCACCGCCGCCGTACTGGCCCTCACCGCCGTTGGCCTGTCCCTGGTCTTCGGCGTGATGCGCGTTGTAAACATAGCCCATGGCGAGTTTTTCATGCTCGGCGCGGTCATCGCATGGTTCACCGCCCAGGCCTTCGGCGGCCACCCCGCCATCGGTTTCGCCGCCGCACTGATCGTCGCGCCGCTGGCCGTCGGGGCCATCGCCGTTCTGGCGGACGTGACCATTTTGAAGCGGATCAACTACGATCCCGAGCGCACGATTGTCGCCACCATCGGTCTTTTGTATATAATTCAACAACTTACGCTTATGATATACGGCCCCGAGGCACGGCCCGTCGAGGCCCCCTTCAATCAGCGTATCGCCCTGCCATGGTTCGAATTCGGTGACTCTGGCCTCGACTTCTATTACCCTTGGGGCCTCTCCACCACCTCCTACAAGCTCGCCGTCATCGCCGCCGCCGTGGTTGTCCTCGTCGGGGTCTGGCTATTGATGACCCGCTCCCGCGCGGGGCTGCTCATGCGCGCCACGCAGGCCGACCGCGACATGGCGCTGGCCTTCGGGATTCCGGTGGAACGTGTCTATGCCCTTGTCTTCGGCTTCGGCGCGGCCCTCGCGGCCTTGGGCGCGGTCCTTGTCGTTCCGATCCAGCAGGCGCATTACCTTATGGGTGCCGATCCCTTGTTGCTGTCTTTCATCGTCGTCATCATCGGCGGCCTTGGGTCATTGCCCGGAACACTGGTGGCCGCCATTCTCATTGGTTTGTCCGACGGGATCATCTCGGTCTTCTTCTCGCCCACGCTCGCCAAGATCCTCGCCACCCTGCTTGTCGGCCTTGTCCTTGTTTTCCGGCCACATGGCCTGTTCGGGACACGCACCGTATGA
- a CDS encoding branched-chain amino acid ABC transporter permease, whose product MTDTRRILGLHLGLLVLLFALQFVLPAYHHGNLARIMVLASYAIGYNVLFGYTGLLSLGHALFFAAGMYGLSLTLQHTGFTAAPALMAGLIAGIAVSAGLAVLALRTTGVAFMIVTLMFAQAGYLTILYFADYTRGDEGFVIQAAQRMLWGIDLSDPTNRYFAAFVLFAICLLTSLALVRAPFGRTLVAIRENEDRVTMLGYNTFAHKLGAMVISGTISAAAGATYGLLFGYAGASFASVQYSIFPLLWVLLGGAGTVLGPFIGTLFMFYLIDLSSGITTAYMLIAGVTLVLLTVFAPQGLIGELRHRVWRWLP is encoded by the coding sequence ATGACGGACACCCGCCGCATCTTAGGCCTGCACCTTGGCCTGCTCGTCCTGCTTTTCGCCTTGCAGTTCGTGCTGCCCGCCTACCACCACGGCAACCTTGCGCGGATCATGGTGCTTGCGAGCTATGCCATTGGTTACAATGTTCTTTTTGGCTACACCGGGCTTCTGAGCCTCGGCCACGCCCTGTTCTTTGCCGCCGGGATGTACGGGCTGAGCCTGACCCTCCAGCATACCGGGTTTACAGCGGCCCCTGCCCTTATGGCCGGTCTGATCGCGGGCATCGCGGTCTCGGCAGGTTTGGCCGTCCTCGCCCTGCGCACGACGGGCGTGGCCTTCATGATCGTCACCCTGATGTTCGCACAGGCCGGATACCTGACCATCCTCTATTTCGCGGATTACACCCGCGGCGACGAGGGCTTTGTCATTCAGGCCGCCCAACGCATGCTTTGGGGCATCGACCTCAGCGACCCCACGAACCGCTATTTCGCGGCGTTTGTCCTGTTCGCGATCTGCCTTCTGACCTCGCTGGCGCTCGTGCGCGCGCCTTTCGGGCGTACCCTTGTCGCCATCCGCGAAAACGAGGACCGGGTAACGATGCTGGGCTATAACACCTTCGCCCACAAACTGGGCGCGATGGTGATCTCGGGCACCATATCCGCCGCGGCCGGGGCAACCTATGGCCTGCTGTTCGGCTATGCCGGGGCCAGTTTCGCCAGCGTGCAGTATTCGATATTCCCGCTGCTCTGGGTGCTTCTGGGCGGGGCCGGCACGGTCCTTGGGCCCTTCATCGGCACGCTCTTCATGTTCTACCTGATCGACCTGAGTTCGGGCATCACCACGGCCTACATGCTGATTGCAGGTGTCACGCTTGTCTTGCTGACGGTCTTTGCCCCCCAGGGCCTGATCGGGGAGTTGCGCCACCGGGTCTGGAGGTGGCTGCCATGA
- a CDS encoding ABC transporter ATP-binding protein yields the protein MILLSTRGLSKHFDGLQAVTDVDFDLPEGEVRALIGPNGAGKTTLVSMICGRLAPSSGSVHFEGQDITRLPAHKRVCLGIAYTFQITSVFPRLTARENVALAARRHLPKAEVTDAVENALDRVGLQDRIDEDAGNLSYGHQRLLETAMGFVQKPRLLILDEPTQGLADSEIERFKSLINELRQTTTILLIEHNMSVVMELADRVTVLNFGECLAEGTPQEIHENPKVQAAYLGTG from the coding sequence ATGATCCTTCTGTCGACCCGTGGTCTCTCAAAACACTTCGATGGCCTACAGGCCGTGACCGACGTCGATTTCGACCTGCCCGAAGGCGAGGTGCGCGCCCTGATCGGGCCCAACGGTGCGGGCAAGACCACCTTGGTCAGCATGATCTGCGGGCGTCTGGCGCCGTCCTCGGGCAGCGTGCACTTCGAAGGCCAGGACATCACCCGCCTTCCCGCGCATAAGCGTGTTTGCCTCGGCATCGCCTATACCTTCCAGATCACCTCGGTCTTCCCACGGCTGACAGCGCGCGAGAACGTGGCCCTTGCCGCCCGCCGCCATCTTCCGAAAGCCGAGGTTACCGATGCCGTCGAAAACGCCCTTGATCGTGTCGGCCTGCAAGACCGCATCGACGAAGACGCCGGGAACCTGAGCTATGGACATCAACGGTTACTGGAAACCGCCATGGGCTTTGTCCAGAAGCCACGCCTTCTGATCCTCGATGAGCCCACCCAAGGCCTTGCCGACAGCGAGATCGAGCGGTTCAAATCCCTGATCAACGAGCTGCGCCAAACAACGACCATCCTTTTGATCGAACACAACATGAGCGTCGTGATGGAACTGGCCGACCGCGTTACCGTGCTGAATTTCGGGGAATGTCTTGCCGAGGGTACACCACAGGAGATTCACGAAAACCCCAAGGTCCAGGCGGCCTACCTGGGAACCGGATGA
- a CDS encoding ABC transporter ATP-binding protein codes for MLELDRINAGYGQAQVLRDFSLSVAPGEILCLLGRNGAGKTTTMQAIMGLLPLMSGAVRLDGEEISRLPAHKVPQAGIAYIPQGRRLFTGLTVAQNLEIGLRTRGHGKETLEEVLDLFPRLRERMTQRAETLSGGEQQMLATARALCLKPKALLLDEPTEGLQPSMIEAIRQVVTKMRSAGVAILLVEQRVDAVLEVADRVAFIENGRNGTTMDAEDLRADHSIVDRYIGV; via the coding sequence ATGCTTGAGCTGGATCGCATAAACGCGGGCTACGGTCAGGCACAGGTGTTGCGGGACTTCTCGCTAAGTGTCGCGCCGGGGGAGATCCTGTGCCTTCTGGGGCGCAACGGCGCGGGCAAAACCACCACCATGCAGGCCATCATGGGCCTGTTGCCGCTGATGTCGGGCGCGGTGCGGCTGGACGGTGAAGAGATCAGCCGCCTGCCTGCGCATAAGGTGCCCCAAGCCGGGATCGCCTATATCCCGCAAGGCCGCCGCCTGTTCACCGGGCTGACCGTGGCCCAGAACCTTGAAATCGGGCTACGCACCCGAGGACACGGCAAAGAAACCTTGGAAGAGGTACTGGACCTTTTTCCGCGCCTGCGCGAACGCATGACCCAACGGGCCGAAACCCTTTCGGGTGGCGAACAACAGATGCTTGCCACCGCCCGCGCGCTTTGCCTGAAACCCAAGGCGCTTTTGCTGGATGAGCCGACCGAGGGTCTGCAACCTTCGATGATCGAGGCCATCCGACAGGTCGTGACCAAGATGCGCAGCGCCGGGGTTGCGATCCTTCTGGTCGAACAACGGGTCGATGCGGTGCTTGAAGTGGCCGACCGCGTGGCCTTTATCGAAAACGGTCGTAACGGCACCACCATGGATGCCGAAGACCTGCGGGCCGATCATTCCATCGTCGATCGATACATCGGCGTCTGA
- the argB gene encoding acetylglutamate kinase — MKKRDMNRDWIATARTLSEALPYLQRYDGAIVVIKLGGHAMGSDEAMESFARDVVLMRQVGVNPVIVHGGGPMINQMLDKLDIQSDFVGGKRVTDEATMEVVEMVLSGRVNKRIVQAINGQGGKAVGLSGKDANLMTCDAADPALGLVGTPSEMDPSLLHTLFRDDTIPVIAPLGAGRNGETFNVNGDTAAGAIAAALKADRLLLLTDIDGVRDASGEVVTELTADQIREMTTQGIIAGGMIPKTETCLAAIDGGVRAAVILDGRAPNACLLELFTDHGAGSIIRDG; from the coding sequence ATGAAGAAAAGAGACATGAACCGCGATTGGATCGCCACAGCCCGCACCCTGTCCGAAGCCTTGCCTTACCTGCAACGCTATGACGGGGCTATCGTCGTTATCAAGCTGGGCGGTCACGCCATGGGCAGCGACGAGGCCATGGAAAGCTTCGCGCGCGATGTCGTGTTGATGCGGCAAGTGGGCGTGAACCCGGTGATCGTCCACGGTGGCGGCCCGATGATCAACCAGATGCTCGACAAACTCGACATCCAGTCGGATTTCGTAGGCGGAAAACGCGTCACCGACGAGGCCACGATGGAAGTGGTGGAAATGGTCCTGTCCGGTCGGGTCAACAAGCGCATCGTGCAGGCCATCAACGGCCAGGGCGGCAAGGCGGTGGGCCTGTCGGGCAAAGATGCCAACCTGATGACATGCGATGCCGCCGATCCCGCGCTTGGCCTTGTCGGCACGCCCTCCGAGATGGACCCCAGCCTGCTTCATACCCTCTTCCGCGATGATACGATCCCGGTGATCGCGCCCTTGGGCGCGGGCCGCAACGGGGAAACCTTCAACGTCAACGGCGACACCGCCGCCGGGGCCATCGCCGCGGCCCTCAAGGCGGATCGCCTTTTACTGTTGACGGACATCGACGGGGTGCGAGATGCCAGCGGCGAGGTTGTGACCGAACTCACCGCTGACCAAATCCGCGAGATGACCACCCAAGGTATCATCGCGGGCGGGATGATCCCGAAAACCGAAACCTGCCTTGCGGCGATTGACGGGGGCGTTCGCGCCGCCGTTATCCTCGATGGGCGCGCGCCCAATGCCTGCCTGCTGGAGCTGTTCACAGATCACGGCGCGGGATCGATCATTCGCGACGGTTAA
- a CDS encoding sterol desaturase family protein: MENEAIIRLGVFLGLFAIFALIESLVPRRPRSQPRSRRWITNWGIVILDTLTLRVLALALPLLAVGAAIDAQVNGWGVMQAVAAPLWIKVTATVLIFDFAIWAQHLITHKVPLLWRIHRVHHADRDMDVTTAIRFHPVEIALSMLLKIGLVYLIGPPAIGIVLFEVILNGTAMFNHANIRLPLWLDAIVRQVLVTPDMHRVHHSIHRHEHDSNYGFSLSIWDRMFGTYVPQPEAGHDDMTVGLEWQDDRPSKLGWSLGLPFRRK; this comes from the coding sequence ATGGAAAACGAAGCCATCATTCGCCTGGGCGTGTTCCTCGGCCTCTTTGCGATCTTTGCCCTGATCGAATCCCTTGTGCCGCGACGCCCCCGCAGCCAACCGCGCAGCCGCCGCTGGATCACCAACTGGGGTATCGTGATTCTCGACACGCTCACCTTGCGCGTGCTGGCGCTTGCCTTGCCGTTGCTGGCCGTTGGCGCGGCCATCGACGCGCAGGTCAATGGCTGGGGCGTGATGCAGGCTGTCGCGGCTCCGCTTTGGATCAAGGTCACGGCGACCGTGCTGATCTTCGATTTCGCGATCTGGGCGCAGCACCTGATCACCCACAAGGTGCCCCTCCTCTGGCGCATTCACCGTGTCCACCATGCGGATCGTGACATGGACGTGACCACGGCCATTCGCTTCCACCCGGTCGAAATCGCGCTGTCCATGCTGCTCAAGATCGGGCTGGTCTACCTTATCGGGCCGCCTGCCATCGGGATCGTCCTGTTCGAGGTCATCCTCAATGGCACCGCCATGTTCAACCACGCCAATATCCGCCTGCCGCTGTGGCTGGATGCCATTGTCCGGCAGGTGCTTGTCACCCCCGATATGCACCGGGTCCACCACTCGATCCACCGGCATGAACACGACAGCAACTATGGGTTTTCCCTGTCGATCTGGGACCGTATGTTCGGCACCTATGTCCCGCAGCCCGAGGCGGGCCATGACGATATGACCGTGGGCCTTGAATGGCAGGATGACCGGCCTTCGAAACTGGGCTGGTCGCTTGGCCTGCCGTTTCGGCGCAAATGA
- a CDS encoding ferredoxin: MNLEQIEKALAPHHLTVFGGVGKDLPEGIGTLVLLGPRPPGFWPHFTTSAEYTDDQPDPLDRWSKRVITKLAQDLGAEAFFPFDGPPWQPFVQWAIDSGRAHVSPVGLLIHDEAGLMISYRGALGFTQNIALPEPPPSPCDACTDRPCLSACPVDALTPHGYDVAACKTDLDRAGNDCLARGCAVRRACPVSQSHGRTEGQSAFHMRAFK; this comes from the coding sequence ATGAATCTGGAGCAGATAGAAAAGGCCCTGGCGCCACACCATCTCACGGTATTCGGCGGGGTGGGTAAGGACCTGCCCGAAGGGATCGGCACCCTGGTCCTGCTCGGCCCGAGGCCCCCCGGGTTCTGGCCGCATTTCACGACCTCCGCGGAGTACACGGATGACCAGCCCGACCCGCTTGACCGCTGGTCGAAGCGGGTGATCACCAAACTGGCCCAAGACTTGGGCGCAGAGGCGTTCTTTCCCTTCGACGGCCCCCCATGGCAACCCTTCGTGCAATGGGCCATCGACAGCGGGCGCGCGCATGTCTCACCCGTGGGCCTGCTGATCCATGACGAGGCCGGGCTGATGATCTCCTATCGCGGCGCACTTGGATTTACGCAGAACATCGCGCTGCCCGAACCACCACCGTCCCCCTGCGATGCCTGCACTGACCGGCCCTGCCTGTCAGCCTGTCCCGTCGATGCCCTGACACCTCATGGCTATGATGTCGCCGCCTGCAAAACCGATCTCGACCGCGCGGGCAATGATTGTCTGGCGCGCGGATGCGCCGTGCGCCGCGCTTGCCCCGTCAGCCAATCCCATGGCAGAACCGAAGGGCAATCCGCCTTTCATATGAGGGCCTTCAAATGA
- a CDS encoding SixA phosphatase family protein gives MTRRLILMRHAKSSWGDPMLSDHARPLNGRGRRSATALGNWLRHEGYLPDEVLCSSSVRTRETLDRLNIDAPAQFLDNLYHASPHSMFKALTQAKGQNVLMLGHNPGIAGFAEIILARPPDHPRFHDYPTCATLVAGFDIEDWSDMTKASGTPLAFVIPRELTD, from the coding sequence ATGACCCGCCGCCTGATCCTGATGCGTCACGCGAAATCAAGCTGGGGCGATCCCATGCTGTCCGATCATGCACGCCCCCTGAACGGCCGTGGCCGCCGTTCGGCCACGGCCTTGGGTAATTGGTTGCGGCACGAAGGGTATCTGCCGGACGAGGTGTTGTGCTCTTCCTCGGTGCGCACACGCGAAACCCTGGACCGTTTGAACATCGACGCCCCGGCACAGTTCCTCGATAATCTCTATCACGCCAGCCCCCACAGCATGTTCAAGGCACTGACACAGGCCAAGGGGCAGAACGTTCTGATGTTGGGCCACAATCCCGGCATCGCGGGCTTTGCCGAAATCATCCTTGCACGACCACCCGACCACCCGCGCTTTCACGATTATCCGACCTGCGCGACCTTGGTGGCCGGGTTTGACATTGAAGACTGGTCCGACATGACAAAGGCCAGCGGAACACCACTGGCCTTTGTCATCCCACGGGAATTGACAGACTAG
- a CDS encoding ABC transporter substrate-binding protein gives MKRLTLAALTCAATLGAASAYAQSDIVVGLNLEPPHLDPTSAAAGAIDQVLYANVFEGLTRFASDGSVKAGLAERWEISEDGLQYTFYLQPDVTFHDGTDFTADDVKFSLDRARAEDSQNAQKALFEGIENVEVVDDLTVRVTLKAPDGNFLFNMAWGDAVIVAPESVEGIKQKPVGTGAFAFDSWVQGDRITLTKNPGYWGEAAKLDQATFKFISDPTAAFASVMAEDVDAFPGFPAPENLPQFEADPRFQVLIGSTEGETILSTNNKLPPLDNPKVRRAIAHAIDRKAIIDGAMFGLGTPIGTHFAPHNPDYVDLTHLSDYNPELSRQLLTEAGYEDGFTTTLKLPPPSYARRGGEIIAAQLRAVGIETEITNLEWAQWLEQVFKGKDYGLTIVSHTEPFDIGIYARPDYYFQYDSPAFQTLNETLAAEADPEERSELLEQMQTMIAEDYVNGYLFQLATPTVANARLHGLWEDAPTQATDLTKVYWE, from the coding sequence ATGAAACGCTTGACTTTGGCCGCACTGACCTGTGCGGCGACATTGGGGGCGGCATCCGCCTATGCCCAGAGCGATATTGTTGTCGGGCTGAATTTGGAGCCGCCGCATCTGGACCCGACAAGTGCCGCGGCGGGAGCCATCGATCAGGTGCTATACGCCAATGTCTTCGAGGGTTTGACACGGTTTGCATCCGATGGATCGGTAAAGGCGGGTCTTGCAGAACGGTGGGAGATTTCCGAAGACGGGCTGCAATACACCTTCTACCTGCAACCGGATGTGACGTTTCACGATGGCACGGATTTCACGGCGGACGACGTGAAGTTCAGCCTCGACCGCGCGCGCGCCGAAGACAGCCAGAACGCGCAGAAGGCCCTGTTCGAGGGAATCGAAAACGTCGAGGTCGTGGATGACCTGACGGTGCGCGTGACCCTCAAGGCGCCGGATGGGAATTTCCTGTTCAACATGGCCTGGGGCGATGCGGTGATCGTGGCGCCGGAAAGCGTTGAAGGCATCAAGCAAAAGCCGGTGGGCACCGGGGCCTTCGCCTTTGACAGTTGGGTGCAGGGGGATCGGATCACCCTGACGAAGAATCCCGGGTACTGGGGTGAGGCGGCCAAGCTGGATCAGGCGACCTTCAAGTTCATCAGTGATCCGACGGCGGCGTTCGCCTCGGTCATGGCCGAGGATGTGGATGCCTTTCCCGGATTCCCGGCCCCGGAAAACCTGCCACAGTTCGAGGCCGATCCAAGGTTTCAGGTTCTCATCGGATCGACCGAGGGGGAAACGATTCTGAGCACGAACAATAAACTGCCGCCGCTGGATAATCCGAAAGTGCGCCGCGCGATTGCCCATGCGATTGATCGCAAGGCGATCATCGACGGGGCGATGTTCGGGCTTGGTACGCCGATCGGCACGCATTTTGCACCGCACAATCCCGATTATGTGGACCTGACTCACCTGTCGGACTACAACCCAGAGCTGTCGCGGCAATTGCTGACCGAGGCGGGCTACGAGGATGGATTCACCACAACCCTGAAATTGCCGCCACCGTCCTATGCACGGCGGGGCGGTGAGATCATCGCGGCACAGTTGCGTGCTGTGGGCATCGAGACCGAGATCACCAATCTGGAATGGGCCCAGTGGTTGGAACAGGTGTTCAAGGGCAAGGATTACGGCCTGACCATCGTTAGCCACACCGAGCCGTTCGACATCGGCATCTATGCGCGTCCCGATTACTATTTCCAATACGACAGTCCGGCGTTTCAGACATTGAATGAAACGCTGGCGGCAGAGGCCGATCCCGAGGAACGCTCGGAGCTGTTGGAGCAGATGCAGACCATGATCGCCGAGGATTACGTGAACGGTTACCTGTTCCAACTCGCGACGCCGACCGTGGCCAATGCGCGGCTGCATGGGCTATGGGAGGATGCGCCGACACAGGCGACGGATTTGACCAAAGTCTATTGGGAGTGA
- the panB gene encoding 3-methyl-2-oxobutanoate hydroxymethyltransferase, translated as MSATARKTAPLPDDIRAMKGGTPIVSLTAYTTPMARMMDGVCDFALVGDSVGMVLHGMPSTLGVTMDMMVMHGQAVARGLTKTMLVIDMPFGSYEESPEQAFRNAARLMRETGAAAVKLEGGMHMAETIAFLVARGVPVMAHIGLTPQSINTLGGYKVQGRDDEAQALKADARAVAEAGAFSVVLEKVPAKLADEITAEIAIPTIGIGASAGCDGQILVVDDMLGLFTAFKPKFVKRYGTLGEDGEAAIRAYADEVRTRSFPAPEHTFADKAPGK; from the coding sequence ATGAGTGCAACCGCCCGCAAAACCGCCCCCCTTCCCGATGACATCCGGGCGATGAAAGGGGGAACGCCCATCGTAAGCCTGACGGCCTATACCACCCCCATGGCCCGGATGATGGACGGGGTTTGCGACTTTGCCTTGGTCGGCGATTCCGTTGGTATGGTCCTGCATGGTATGCCTTCCACATTAGGCGTCACCATGGACATGATGGTCATGCACGGCCAAGCCGTGGCGCGTGGCCTGACCAAGACCATGCTGGTGATCGACATGCCCTTCGGCTCATACGAGGAAAGCCCCGAACAGGCCTTTCGCAATGCCGCCCGCCTGATGCGCGAAACCGGGGCCGCGGCCGTGAAACTGGAAGGCGGGATGCATATGGCCGAGACTATCGCCTTCCTCGTGGCGCGTGGTGTTCCCGTGATGGCCCATATCGGCCTGACGCCGCAATCCATCAACACGCTTGGCGGGTACAAGGTGCAGGGCCGCGATGATGAGGCGCAGGCCCTCAAGGCCGACGCCCGGGCCGTGGCCGAGGCCGGCGCCTTCAGCGTCGTGTTGGAAAAGGTACCCGCGAAACTGGCCGATGAGATCACAGCCGAAATCGCCATTCCCACCATCGGCATCGGCGCCTCCGCCGGATGCGACGGGCAAATCCTTGTGGTCGACGATATGCTGGGCCTCTTCACCGCCTTCAAACCCAAGTTCGTCAAACGCTACGGCACTCTGGGTGAAGATGGCGAGGCCGCGATCCGCGCCTATGCCGACGAGGTCCGCACCCGCAGCTTCCCGGCCCCCGAGCACACCTTCGCAGACAAGGCCCCCGGCAAATGA
- the panC gene encoding pantoate--beta-alanine ligase — translation MTPPIIRTLAELRAETIQWLRAGEKIGVVPTMGALHDGHLSLVQAAKERCDRVIVTIFVNPKQFNNPADLENYPRTEKDDARKLARFNVDAVYVPDGDQMYPERFATTVSVDGLTDVMEGTHRPGHFDGVATVVSKLFLQTMASDAFFGEKDFQQLLVVRRMARDLDIPITVHGCPTIREIDGLAMSSRNLLLSDRARVTAPRLFEEMEGLAEGVAKGEAFGPLQSAAIKRLETAGFTKVEYLEMRAQDDLSYLEKPTRPARLFAAAHLAGVRLIDNIAIGD, via the coding sequence ATGACCCCGCCCATCATCCGCACACTGGCCGAGTTGCGCGCCGAAACCATCCAATGGTTGCGCGCAGGCGAAAAAATCGGTGTTGTTCCCACCATGGGCGCTTTGCACGATGGGCACCTCTCGTTGGTGCAGGCCGCCAAGGAGCGATGCGACCGGGTGATTGTCACGATCTTCGTGAACCCCAAGCAGTTCAACAACCCCGCCGACCTTGAAAACTACCCCCGCACCGAAAAGGACGACGCCCGAAAACTGGCGCGTTTCAACGTCGATGCGGTCTATGTTCCCGATGGCGATCAAATGTATCCCGAGCGCTTCGCCACGACGGTCTCGGTCGACGGGTTGACCGATGTGATGGAGGGCACCCACCGTCCCGGCCATTTCGATGGCGTGGCCACCGTGGTCAGCAAACTGTTCCTGCAAACCATGGCCAGCGACGCCTTCTTTGGCGAAAAGGATTTTCAGCAGCTTCTTGTCGTCCGCCGCATGGCCCGCGATCTGGACATCCCGATCACCGTGCACGGCTGCCCCACCATCCGCGAAATCGACGGTCTGGCGATGTCCTCGCGCAACCTGCTTCTGTCGGACCGCGCGCGCGTCACCGCCCCGCGCCTGTTCGAGGAAATGGAAGGTTTGGCCGAAGGTGTCGCCAAAGGTGAGGCGTTCGGCCCGCTTCAATCCGCCGCCATCAAACGCCTGGAAACCGCGGGCTTCACCAAGGTCGAATACCTTGAGATGCGCGCGCAGGATGATCTTTCATATCTTGAAAAACCAACCCGCCCGGCGCGCCTCTTTGCTGCCGCGCATCTGGCGGGCGTCCGCCTGATCGACAATATCGCCATCGGCGACTGA
- a CDS encoding urea carboxylase-associated family protein has protein sequence MSQPKDADARRAIKPVICYPNETLPVPNLALYAQARAGAEKVSEVLVPPRDAACFHAKTGQFFRISSVDGPQVGDLNLWNANDLNERFYSGKSRALHGTHLTTGERMWSSFPYLRPMATITEDTLGWYGMDQYGGSVHDVIGTRCDPYTGNLLSGSQYHHCCHSNLTRALADELGVSLQEAEPHVHDVLNVFMCTGFTRDTGQYFMKASPVRPGDYLEFFAEVNVLGALSACPGGDCSAEHSSDTAACYPLLVEVFAPQEGALGDWQSPPVNGYDLSHGR, from the coding sequence ATGTCCCAGCCCAAGGATGCCGACGCGCGCCGCGCGATCAAGCCGGTGATCTGTTACCCCAATGAAACGCTTCCGGTGCCGAACCTGGCGCTTTATGCGCAAGCGCGCGCAGGGGCCGAGAAGGTGAGCGAGGTTCTGGTGCCGCCGCGCGATGCGGCCTGTTTCCACGCCAAGACAGGGCAGTTCTTCCGAATTTCCAGCGTCGATGGTCCGCAGGTGGGGGATTTGAACCTGTGGAATGCCAATGACCTCAACGAGCGGTTCTATTCCGGCAAGTCGCGGGCCTTGCATGGTACGCACCTGACGACAGGGGAGCGGATGTGGTCCTCTTTCCCGTATTTGCGCCCCATGGCCACGATCACCGAGGATACTCTGGGCTGGTACGGGATGGATCAATATGGCGGGTCGGTGCATGACGTGATCGGCACGCGGTGCGACCCTTATACCGGCAACCTATTGTCAGGGTCGCAGTATCATCATTGTTGTCATTCCAACCTGACGCGGGCCTTGGCGGATGAACTGGGGGTGAGCCTGCAAGAGGCCGAGCCGCATGTGCATGATGTGCTCAACGTTTTCATGTGCACCGGATTTACCCGCGACACGGGGCAGTATTTCATGAAGGCCAGCCCCGTGCGGCCCGGCGATTACCTTGAATTCTTTGCCGAAGTCAATGTTTTGGGCGCGCTGAGTGCCTGCCCGGGCGGGGATTGTTCGGCGGAACATTCCAGCGATACGGCGGCTTGTTATCCGTTGTTGGTGGAGGTGTTCGCGCCACAAGAGGGTGCACTTGGCGATTGGCAAAGCCCGCCCGTGAATGGGTATGACCTCAGTCACGGGCGGTAA